From the genome of Nicotiana tabacum cultivar K326 chromosome 2, ASM71507v2, whole genome shotgun sequence:
ctcAAAACTTATTTCAATAATAAGTAAGATGTCTCATTTTCAGATAGTATGAGGAAAGTatgtctctatgcctacatgtcaagatacaggtaaaatcataaatatcACTAACACCGGGTAGCAGAAGGGAATGCATCTCTGTGCatatatctcaagtacgcatgtcaaatgcaatgaatctcaatgatgagctcatgtactcacgcTATCAGAGAACTCAACCTCACTGTCTCgtattctctctcactatgctcagcacactcaatcactcggtactgtacaatactcgttgcggcgtgcagttcgatccctgtttatagtcgactgcgctcactgggggtgtgcagactcctggaggggctcctttcagtcTAGGCgctatatcgctgtggcgtgcagcctgatctcataatatataaatagccataaggctcgttgcggcgtgcaacccgatccatatacatatacagccctaaggctcgttgcggcgtgcaattcgATCCCATAAATGTAGTCAATGTATCATGATGCGGGGTGCAGACCGATCCCAGAATTATCTcactcactcaggccctcggcctcactcagtcatcaatctctcgagtctcactcacgggctcacactgtcataaaactagcccggcaacaatgatatgatgtatcaataaataataactgagactgagatatggcatgaatgcatggatatgactgagtatgaaatatcaatgaaatcagtgaggtGACAGTAAGAAACGGCCACTATGGAACCAAATAGTATCGGCATAATACCTAAACataatatctagcatgattgacagcttaactactttatcacatagtGAAAGCACGGATACCAACAAAGTAGGGCCACTATACTGTGCCATGGAaataacagagtcccaattcatatggtgcatgcccacacgcccgtcacctagcatgtgcatcatctcaataccaatcatataacacgtattttggggtttcataccctcagcaataagattagaagagttacttatctcgaacaagccaattctaacatcgagcaagccaagcgatgctccaaaatacCATCCCGTGCTTTCtgaactccgaacggctcgaaactaaccaaaacaactcaaatacatcaaacaatgctaaaggaaccaatcccgatcgaaaaagatcaaatcttgaatcaaaaagcccaaaatcggccaaaagcccaacccgggcccgcacctcgaaacccgacaaaatttataaaatccaactacccattcaatcacgagtccaaccatactagtttcactcaaatccggcTCCAACTCGATGTTcataactcaaaaattcatatgatgaaactttaggccaaaacctccCAATTTCCTcattaaaattcacaatccaattaccaaaaacgaaggtagattcatgaaatataaccaaaaccgagtaaagaacacttaccttaattcatatggtgaaaaatTACTTCAAGAAttgtctcaatccgagctccatatctcccaaaatgtaaaaatgtctgaaaccttcgaaatagagtactatatacaCTGCCAAGAcgtcctctttcgcgaacgcgggaaaaccatcgtgttcgcgatgaaaaAAATGCACACTGCCACAAAagactctacgcgttcgcgatgcacccCGCACGAACGTGATGAACATTGCTgccaaagcttcgcgaacgcgactaaccttacacgatcgcatagaagaacgcTCAAATTTTTGGCTGCTAACcccaacactacgcgaacgcgatcctccatacgtgaacgcgaagaggacTTGCCCCATCTCTACATGAACGCAAGACGtacttcgcgatcacgaagaacaattgTTGCTGCCATCAaaatacactacgcgttcgcgacacttgccacgcaaacgcgatgaagaacCGAGATACCAGAAAACAGCAGAATACAGTAGTACAAAAATTAAGAGAAATGAtctgaaatcaatccgaaacatgCTCGAACCTCTCgtgaccccgtccaaacataccaacaagtcccataacataacactgacctactcgaggcctcaaaacacacgaAACAACATCggaacgatgaatcacacctcaattcgaattcaataaactttgaaacttcaaacttccacaactgatgccgaaacctatcaaatcacgtccgattgacctcaaattttgcacacaagttacattcgacattacggacccgttttaatttttgaaatcggaatccgaccccgatatcaaaatgtccactcccggtcaaactttcaaaaaatttaactttcgctatttcgagccaaattcaaccacggacctccaaattacaatccggacgcgctcctaagtccaaaatcacccaacggagctaacgaaaccatcaaaattctaattcgaggtcaaatgctaaaaagtcaaaagtgatcaactctcccaatttaaagcttcaacaatgaagtccattcttccaattcgattccgaataacctgaaaaccaaaactgacgattcacacaagtcaaaatatatcatatggagctactcatgcccgtaaactaacgagcgaagtgcaaatgctcaaaacgaccggtcgggtcgttacattagcaggcgtttgtttttttatatttattaaattgaaatttaatttaataaaaaggACATTTAGATAATTTAACTTTCTAGTTTTGGGGTTCctacttttaatataactagtttcTCGGCACGTGCATTGCACGTGTATGCTGAGTTATGTAATATACGTTTtgttaaataatataaatattatcAAAATAAGTTTTGACTAAATAGCaatacatgaaaaaataaaatataagttttTGTGAATGATGAATGTAAATCATCGTACAATGATTTGGTTGCCGATGTCAAGATAACTATCGTCTTAACCTACAAATATGAACAATCAAGGTTTAATTACTCAGATACATGTGATTTTtaattacttttttattttataagcTAAGTAGAAATATATGATTCAACTTATCTCACCAAATACTTTCTTGTAAATGATATTCCTgatgtatttttttatatttgtttattcATATTATATACCTGAGTTAGTTCACTCTTACTCCAATTACGGCAGTATCATCTTGGCTTACTACATTATCAATAGTCATTGGAGGATTATCTTAGGTTGCTTTATGATtagaaatttctatatttataaaTTAACTATTGTCCTTCATCGGAAAGGATAACAACTCCTCGGTCATTTTGAGGATGcaaatttcttttttgattgctTTTCAACCAATCCTTTATAACATTTAAATCATatcaaaatttgttagtttgttCCCACCATAATAGCATACGTATATCTCTAGTGACCAAAACTAATACATATCAAATATCCTTTCATGATCTTAATAGTAATTTTAATGTATTAGTGTAAACTTAATTCTTATCTTACAATCTAAAAGATTatattgtatataattttatacaTGCTACCAAATTGTATACAAACAAACTGATTATTTTATTTGATAGAAAGAATAATAAAATTAACCTTTAAATAAATGTTATATATTACGGatgcaaataaaatattttgagatCATCATAAGATAAACATTTACGGCAACAATTGTAGAAACTAAATTTCATGTATCATACTGGAAagaaaattaataattattgaaTAAAGCAAAGAAAGTAAAACCTGGTTTTATCACCACTTCCTTCTCAATTCATCCATTGACATGATTTTCCTTAGAGAAATTCATTTTGAGTCCAAAACCACGCCATATTATTGGTTTGTTTATTCAATTCAACATAAAGAATGGAAATACTGGAATTTTATCTTTTGATTAGGAATGTAAATAGGGCAGGGTAGGGCAGGTCAAGTCTTGACCGCTAAAATATTGACCCGCCCTGTCCTGCCCCATTTAGCTTTTGGTCAAAATTTTGTCCTGCCCCGCCCCGCCCTATTAAGCCCTGCCCCGCCCTGCCCCGTttaactcttttttatttttctcttttttttttattttgcagtatgcttttaatttcttttacctTTTCAACTATCTattgaaacatttaaaatattattttcctttgAGCTTGCAAATTGATCAAAATTTGATCTTTTGTCTGTTGTATTGGAATTTATGTCAAAGTTGTATCTTTAATAGATTAATTGATGGGTGTTTCTATTAGTTACATGAGAGTTTATTAAAAAATAGATGAAATAGAAATACTAAATACAAATTAAACTGTTGCTTTGACGTACTTTTATATAACTTTCTATCTCAAAGTACTAATTCATCAAGCAATAAATATTTGAGAAGACGCACATTGGAGAAACTATCTCTCATCTTCATTAATTTTACTACtacatacacaatactttttaGGCAGGTTCAATGACAAAACCAAAAATATAGCACGAGAGTTCCAGTTTTGGCACTAAACTTTACTCTCTGCCTCTTGCATGAGAATAAAGAAGATAACAATATTGTGTCAAAATATTCTATGAAACAAACTAATCACTAAGCAGAAATTGAAGGGTATAACAAATGCCAAGTATGGCTTTAATATCAAATTCAGTGTAATTAATTCCAGCCATAGGTGCAAATCCAAAATTATTGAATGGTCCACTGTCACTGCTAGCAAGTTATACAACATAGAATATCCAAGATGATGAGAATAATGTTGCATGTTCAGGTATGCCCTCTTAGCAATGTTGCGATAAACCACTTGAATCCGGCTCTTCCTCTTCATCAAGCAATGTTGGACATGAAACTTTATCAATCGTTGAAGACAAACCTAAAAGAAAAATGCATAGTTCAATGTATCAATATACTATTAAATAATTGAACTATtaagataataatgaaaaaattaCTTACCATTTAAGTCATTCCATAACCACGTGCGAGCACACATTAAAGCTTCCAAAGTAGTGGGATGGAGTCTACTCCGATGTGGGCTAATCAACCTCCCACTGGTGCTAAATGCCGATTCTGAAGCAACAATAGACACGGGAATGGCTAAGAGATCACGTGCCATTTTTTGCAATGTAGGAAATTTCAATCCATTTGTCTTCCACCAACTCAAATTGTCAAATGAAGGAGTTCGAGGTAGTAGGCCTTCTTCTAAGTACATATCCAACTCTGATCTTGTCTCCACGATAGCTCCACTCGAAGCAACAAATCTATCAAAGCTCGAAAGCCGATCACCCTCAATAAAACTAGTGACTTCACTAGAACTAGAAGCTAATGAATCATGTGGACCAGATAATTTACTCTTATAATCTTGAAAGAGATTATAACAATTGGATCGAACTTCTTGAATTTTAGTTGAAGCTtcttcaccataaattagtggaAGAAAGAACTCTACCAACCTCATCTTGTACCGTGGATCAAAGATTGCAGCTACTCCCATCAAAATATGCAGATcatcccaatattttttaaatttcaacaaCATCGCAGAAGCCATATCGCTAATCAAAGGATTAAACTCCTTCACCCAAGCTTCCAATTCTAGCTTAATTTCACAAACTTTTGTAAAGTATTGACTGGATGTTGGATATTGAGTTCCTGAAAATTGTTCGGTGATACGATAAAAAAGTATGAGCTTATCAGAAACATCTTCTGCATTACTCCATTGCTCTTCAGCTGGATAAGACTAATAATTTGTGTCAGTTAGACTCAACTTCCTAAACACCTCTTTGTATTCTATAGCCGTTCTCAACATCAGATATGTCGAGTTCCACCGAGTAGGACAATCATACTCCAACTTCTTATTACAAGAACAGTGAACCAAACGTGCAGCTTCTTCAAACCTCTCAATTCTGCCAGCTGATCCAATCCAATACAAGACACTATCACGCACTTTGCTAATACTATCTCCTATAACCTTTAACCCTTCTTGCacaattaaatttaaaatatgtGCAGCACAACGCACATGAAATACTCGACCAGTCAACAACAAATCTTTTTTATTAAGTTTCTCATCCAATAAAGTTTTAATCATAGCATTGTTTGTGCTAGAATTATCAACTGTGATAGTTGATATTTTTCGTTCAAGATTCCAATCAAACAAACAATTAACCAAAGCACCACACAAAGCATCTTTATCATGTGGAGCAGGGACATAAGCAAATCTCAGAATATGACTTTGAAGCCTCCATGAATCATCAATGAAATGACCAGTAATAGCCATGAACCCTTTTTTGTTACTATTGGAAGTCCACATATCGGTTGTTATTGCAATTCTACTCGTGACTTTCTCCAACAACTTAGAAGTTTGCGATTTCAAATTGTCAAAAAATTTTATTATGTCATTCTTGATTGTATTTCTAGAAACCATCTTAAACATAGGTTGGATACTCGCAACAAAGTTCCTAAATCCCACATGATCAACTATAGAGAGTGGATACTCGTGTAAAATAATGGCATGTGCAAGTTGTTTACGTGAAATATCTTGATCAAAATAACTACCCCCGGTATCACCCTCATTTTGTACATCTCTTGGCCTGTTAGGACACTTAGGTATGTGATCTAACATAGATTTTGTCCCACAATTCCTAACATTTTTATATCGGCGATCGCAATACTTACAAAGACCATATGAAATACCATTATCCTTCACCGGCTTGAAATGCTTCCATGCTCGGGAATATCTTCTTTTTCCCAGTTCAACTTCATCTTGTTGTAAAGGCCTTTGACTCTCATCGTCTAAGGAAATGGCATTAGAAGATGAAGCTGGTAGATTCTCTTCATTTTGAGATGCCATGATTATCtagtaaaacaaaaaaaagaaatatcactAAAAGCTGAAAAATAATCATCTAGTATAAAAAGCAGACAAATGTACTAAGCATAAGCTCTTGTAACTCAACAAGACTACCAGGAGGACTTTAAGAAGATCTAGAGCCACAACCTCATGTACTAGCAAGTAACATAATTGGCAAAGGAAGATAAACTAATTTTAAACGGTGTTTAGAATTTGGAAACATAGGTGCAAATTAAACAGTATATCCGTTCTGCAACTAGTAATAGCCCCTAAAATTGCAACACAAAAGAGACATCACCGGTGTGGATAGTTAAACAAGCAGAATGTACATAAACCTCTGAAAAGAACAAAACTATTGTAATACAACTTAGTGGATATTCAACATATTTTCAAGATTATAAGTGTAAATTATCTTGAACTTAGTATCTTCACCATTCTGATCAAAAGAGACATCACCATCCACATATCCAAGCTTTTCTTGGATAATTTGGTACTTACAAATTAGAGAGAAACCACAAATGTCCTTTATGAAAATGCATAAACATTTTCCCTcactattttgtttattcccagAAATAAGGTGAAGCTAAAAAATGCCAAAGCAAGCAATAAGTTCAGAAAAATACCTAGAGAAAAAAAGCAGAAAAGTAAAAATTTTCTagtaaaacaagaaaaaatatttaTGAAGATGTGCAAATTGATGACAAAGTTGAAAACTTTCTACTAAACAAGAACAAACAGTAAAGTTGGCGAAAATTAAGAAAAAGTGAAAAACATAacaataaactaaaaattaaGAGATAAATAAAAATTCTTACAAGAGAAAGAGAAGTTGAAAGCAAGAGAGTGTTACCTCGTAACTTATTGATTTGTTTCATGTTGGAGAATGGAGATTAAAGTTTGCCTGGAAGAACTCAACTGAAGAAGAAGAGTTTTGGTTTCGTCCTTTACTCCTTTGGAAGAGCCGAGGGTTTGATTCAAAGAGGGGATtggaaaaaaagaataaaaatacgCGGGTCACTTATTCTTTACCCGACCCATCTATTAATTCGAATTTTACCCTGCCCTGCCCTaacttattaattttttttaaatatagcaTTTTGCCCTGCCCTGCCCTGCCCTGCCCCGCCCTATTTAAATCTTCCCCTGCCCTGCCTCGTTAATAGTTTTCCCTGCCCCCGCCCTGCCCTACCCTGCCCCAATTGCCATCCCTACTTTTGATGATGTAATCTTGCAATAAACCATGGTAATCTCACATGAGTGAGCAAGTTTAATAATAGTAAAATGTCATCCTTTCGAAACGGTGGCTTTATCAATTATTCAAGCATAACTCTACCACTTTGTTATCAATGGCTAGATCCTTTTTCTTCTTCGATTAATGTTTATAACATGACAGCTTCACTTCCACGATCAAGAAAATCTATCCTATTATTTCCACGTATGACTCCTAACATGGATAATTGTTAATTAAGTTATGTAATGACTGTAACCACAAATTTTCGCgtcgaaaaaaataaataatcaagacTGAAAAATTGCGTAACAAatatagtatttgatttcaataaaTATTAAGTGATACAATCTCTATGTTATTCCTCTGATTCTTCGAGAATGTAAACTATCTTGATgaacttgattttgattttgattcaaAGGCTTGTAAAGCTTGGTCTTGAATCTCTTTCTTAAACTTGAATTTAGATTTGATCACGAACAAGTAATTTAATCTTGAACATCTTGGTATTTCATTTggcttcgttcttgatcttgatcttgatcttgaacttgaacttgtagCTTGAGTGCTTGAACTTGTCGCTTGTAGAGAAATATGcggtgtttgatccacgagctctctgcTTGCTTCTTATTATCACTTCTGATGTCTTCTAGCTTTGTGAAGatctctatttatagttgtagggaGTGGTGTAGCTATGCGATTTGATTGGTCCGTTTGAATTGACCAATACCATCTAGACACATGGCACAACACTATTGGTTGTTGATTTGACTTGGTATGCCACCCTTTCTTGA
Proteins encoded in this window:
- the LOC107761009 gene encoding zinc finger BED domain-containing protein RICESLEEPER 2-like, whose protein sequence is MASQNEENLPASSSNAISLDDESQRPLQQDEVELGKRRYSRAWKHFKPVKDNGISYGLCKYCDRRYKNVRNCGTKSMLDHIPKCPNRPRDVQNEGDTGGSYFDQDISRKQLAHAIILHEYPLSIVDHVGFRNFVASIQPMFKMVSRNTIKNDIIKFFDNLKSQTSKLLEKVTSRIAITTDMWTSNSNKKGFMAITGHFIDDSWRLQSHILRFAYVPAPHDKDALCGALVNCLFDWNLERKISTITVDNSSTNNAMIKTLLDEKLNKKDLLLTGRVFHVRCAAHILNLIVQEGLKVIGDSISKVRDSVLYWIGSAGRIERFEEAARLVHCSSEEQWSNAEDVSDKLILFYRITEQFSGTQYPTSSQYFTKVCEIKLELEAWVKEFNPLISDMASAMLLKFKKYWDDLHILMGVAAIFDPRYKMRLVEFFLPLIYGEEASTKIQEVRSNCYNLFQDYKSKLSGPHDSLASSSSEVTSFIEGDRLSSFDRFVASSGAIVETRSELDMYLEEGLLPRTPSFDNLSWWKTNGLKFPTLQKMARDLLAIPVSIVASESAFSTSGRLISPHRSRLHPTTLEALMCARTWLWNDLNGLSSTIDKVSCPTLLDEEEEPDSSGLSQHC